The genomic region ACCATTGACATCATTTTTGGATTCCCAGATATCTGTGGTACCTTGAACAAGCTTATTAATTACATGGTTATCCTTAGGTTTGTATGTAACCACACCATTATGATCAGTATAGTCAAACTGATCTGTAGACTGAGTCCCATTGATATCAACAGTTACCTTGGTAACTTCTGTTGGTTTAAACTCTACTTTCTTTGATTGATCAGACTGATTCTTAACGAAAAATGTGTTCGATGTAAGTCCCAATGAAAACGACTTTATATCTGAATATTTGGCGTCATCGGTATCTTTCCAAACATCATCATGTGCtaacttaattttcttACATTTAACTCCTTTATTGAATGTGAATTCATAAGATAGGAATACAATGGCTACTGTGTAATGAGTCTTGGAGATCTCAACATCATTTTCTCCAAAGAACTTCAGTTTAGAAACATCATACCTCTGAGAAGTGATATCTTTCCAGTCACTTCCAACTAGTTCGAAGAGTGAGAACATATGATTATCCAGTAAGATGGCaagatatttaatattcttgGTAACCTTAATCCTTACCAATGTACCAAAAACATCATCCTTAGACGCCCAGACATCCTTGGTACCATCAACAACCTTATTGAATGCGTGACCAGACTTAGGTTTGTAACTAATGACTCCATTGTCATCAGTATACTCAAAGTCATTAGTACTCTGAGTCTTCTCAATGTCAACGCTCACGGGTGTTCCCTTTGGTTTGGCACCAGACACTGGAGTTGATACAGTTAAAGTTACAGGAGCTGTCTTTGGTTGGCTAATCTTAGTCTCAGTCGCAAGAGCCTGTTCTATCTTCTTTGATTcagatttattattaactacGAAGAAACTGTTGGATATAAGACCAAGTTGAAATTTAGTGATTGACTCAAACTTAGGATCGTCACtatgtttccaaacaacATCTTCTCCAAACTTTATCTTCTTACAGTTGACAGAATCattaaacttaaattcATAAGCGTAATCAACTATGGTAACCTTATAGTCTGAAGACTTGATTTCAACATCATTCACACCGAGGAACTTAAGTTTAGAGATATCATGCCTCTGACTGGTGATATCTACCCAAGGCTTATTCTTACCAGCTTCCTGTTTGAACAGTTTGAAACTATTATCTGTGAGGAGGATGGCTAGGTATTTTCCATCATCTTTGGACTTAGTCCTTACTAAAGAACTATGGATATTATCCTTAGAATCCCAAATGGGAATGGCTCCATCAACCACTTTATTAAAGGCATTCCCAGGCTTAGGTGTATATTTTTGACAATCGCCATCCTTGGAGTAGTAAAACTGATCAGTATCCTTAGTCTTCGATATATCAGCAATGACCTTGGCAAGTTCTGCTGGTTTATATTCGATTTTCTTCGATTCACAACGGTTCTTAATGGCATAGAAAATGTTTGAAATAGGATCAAAATCAAACCTCTCGATGGTTTTATAGGAACAGCAACTGTTTTCGTCCCAAATAATATCATTTCCGTACATAACAGTCATACACTTGGGTCCTCTATCGAATAGATAACTGATGGTGGAGCAACTGTGATGGCCGAGTAATTCAATTGTGTAGTTAGATGAATTTAGCTCATAATCATTCTTGTCATAGAACTGGAGCATCTTCACATTGAATCTACTTGAGGTGATATCGGTCCAGTTAACACCAGACTCCTGGAACAACTTGAAACTACCGTTGTCAAGTAAAACAGCCACATAATTATGGCCATCCTTAGTCCTAACCCCGACCGAGGTACCAAACACATAATCTCCAGAATCCCAAATATCCGTTGTGCCCTGTACCACCTTAGAAAATAGTCGGAAAGATTTAGGTGTGTATTTATGAAAGTTACGTTTCTTAGAGTGATCAAAGTCATTAGTACTCTCTGTCTTGTTGATGTCAAGAGTGACTTTCGCAATCTTAGCTCTCGTAAGTTGCTTTGTCTGATCTTTAAGATTTGTGACACTGAACTGGTCTTTGGGAAGATCAAGATATAGTCCCTTCAGGTATCCAAACTCAGGATCATCAGTATGTGACCACATAGGCTTATCATTGTATGTGATCTTCACACACTTGACACCTTCTTTGAATTCATAGCCATATCTTGACTCGAATATTATTGGATCATAATCATTATTAGTGAGCTCATGATAGTTGGATGTACCTTCATCCAGGGAGTACATCTTGATATTGGAGAAATCACTCTTATCCTGAGTGATGTCTTCCCAGCACTGACCTTTACCACACTTCCTAAGAAGTACAAAGTTACCACTCTGCAGCAGAATGGACATAAATTTCTCATCCTTACCGGAACCCATCAGTACAGCCTTGAGACCATGATCTTCTGGTGTTGCAGTCCAGATCACAAGTTCATCTATTGAACCACAACATGTACTACCACAACATGTACTACCAAAACATGTTGAAACACAACAATTGGATTTGTATGTTTTTATAATCTTCTCGATTGTCAAATTGGCCTTAGGATTGAAATGACCGAAGTTTCTTGTGGATCTATACTCAAATAGGTCATTATCCGTATTACTCTCAATATCAAGAACGAATGGAGTTGTTGAAACCCACTTCCTGTTCGCTTTGTGGAAGTGCTTAATCGAACCATCATTTTTGAATATGTTAATGTTCCTAACATTTGTTTGGACACCATAGACAGTGACCTTGGTTGACCACTCCTCATCAGTTTGCGCTTCCCAAAAAGTATGATCTGTAGAAAATGTTTTACTGACCATTACAGTTTTGAATTGGTATCCAGGCTTTACAGTGAAAGTCCTCGTCTCACCATGATGGACAAAGTCATACCCAATGGTACTCGAAGTCTTATCGACGTCAAGGACAATTTTGCTATCAGACTTCTTCCACACATTATCACCCTCACTAAAGTGTAATATATCACCATTCAACAGGTATATGCTAACGTTTTTGGTACTGCTACAGGCACCTACACCATCAGCAAAAACCTTAGTGGCATAGTTTTGAGGATCTTTAGTTTCCCAGATCACAACCTCTGAATCACAGCAAGTGGAACCACAGCAATTGGTGCTACTCTTTTTAACCACCTGGTAGAACATTGCGTTACCCTTGGAAGTATAGATCTTAATGTTTCTGTTATGATCAACAGTAAAATCAAAGTCGTCAGTACTTGCTTTACTGCTGACGTCGAGGGTGACAGGATTTACCTTCCTCACCTCTTCACATAACCAGCACCTATCATCATCATTCATGACATTAAACttattagattttaaatcaagGAAGACTCCTTTCAGGCAACCAAAGTCACCTTCCTCCCTCAGGTCCCAAATCGTCTTACCCTTATGGGTAACCTTTACACAGCCAACGCCTTCATAGAACAAATAACCATAAAATTCGTTAAACAAGGTTATGGAGTAGTGACCTTTGTGTAGCTCCACGGTGTTATCATCAGCCATAGCGTACATCTTGAGATCAGTAATTTTGTTCTTTGTGGAGGTTATATTCTGCCAAGGCTCATCCTTACCACCCTTGAATAGGAGATTAAGTTCACCACTCATCATAAGTACACCAAGGTGTTTTGGTTCTTTCTTAGAGCCCATCAACACTACCTTAAGTGCGTGTTCATTTTGTGCTTCCCAAATAACCTTGGGTGGACAGCAACAATCTGAGCTACATTTCTTGGACTTCATAACCTTTCTGATGGTGTAACCAGGTTTGGCCACGTATATTCTATAGTTATCCTTCTTAAAATAATCAACTTGGATATTACTATTTGAAATCCTTACATCAAGATCTACGACACCTGGAGACTCACTCCAGGGTCCTGAATCAGACCCATTTAAGTGCTTAAAGGTTCCATTACAAAGATGAAGACTcaaatttttagttttcGAAAATGTGCCGAGACCATCAACATATACTTTATGAAAATGCTCAGTTCGATCCTTGGCCTCCCAAATCACTATCTCAGATTCACAGCAAGTTTTGCCACAGCACTTGGAGCCACCTGTcttaatgattttattgaATACGTATTTCTCCATAGCACTAAATACCATAACATTTTTCAGATAATCCTCTTTAAAGTCAACGGCGCTGTTACTTGCCTTTTCAGCTATGTTGAGTGTAATAGCTGTTCTATGACCAGTAGCCACCTCAGGAGTTTTAGCAGGTCTAGGTCTGCCAGTAGGAGACAGAACTGTAACAGCAGCCTTTTCTGGAGCATCCTCAGTTAGGATGGTCAATGAAGTTTGAGGAACAGTAGTGGCAGTGACTACCTCAGACACTGGTGTTGTTGATTGACCTCCCTTTGCTTGAGTTGGATTAAAATCTAGTTTCTTAAATTTAGTTCCTTTCTTCACAAAGAAATTGTTTGATATAAGACCAAGATCAAACGCGGTTATCTCAGCAAACTCAGAGTCGTCAGTGTCTTTCCAAAGGTCGTCATCTGCATACTTGATCTTCTTACAGTTGACTCCACCTTTAAATGTGAATCTATAAGAGTAATCTGCGATAGTAACGTCGAAGTCATTCTTGGTGAGAGGATTATCAGAGTCACCGAAGAATTTCAGTCTGTCAATATCATGTCTGGTAGAGGTGATGTCTTTCCATTGGCCAGATTCCAGATGGAATAATAAgaacatattatttgtcAGTAGGATTGACACATATTTCTTATTCTcatcaataaatataaccTTAGTTCCACAGTCACCTCCCTTAGAGTCCCAAACTGCATCTGTTCCCTTATTAACCTTACTGAACACATGCTCATCCTTAACGGTGAAagtgttaattttatcactCTTGGAGTAGCCAAATTGACTAGTGCCCTGACTGGAGTCAATATCCAGAGTAACCTTGGTAGGTTCTATTGATTTCGTAACTACTGTTCCATCAGTACCACTACCACTACCACTACTGGATTGATCAGTTTCAGATGAACTTGATTCTGGTTGTGATTCAGGGGTTGGTGACTTACTTACCTGACCTGCACTGGTACCAGTCCCGGTTGACTGAGATGAGGATTGTGATGTAGGAGTTTGTGAAGCAGGTGTACTTGAAGTTTGAGTGGTAGGAGAACTTGTTCCACCTGCTTTAGGTGGTTGAGAAGCACTACTTGGTGGAGTAGAACTACCTGTTCCACTTGCTTTAGGTTGTTGAGTACTTCCACTAGGAGAAGCAGAGGTACCTGCTCCAGATGAAGGAGTTGTCGGTTGTGATGCAGTTTTTACTGATTGACTTTGAGTGCCACTTCTGGCTGACTGGGTTGAAGATTGGCTCGATCGTGATTGACTTTGTGATGTAGGAGTAGAACCTGCTCCAGATGGTTGAGTACCTCCACTTGATCGTGTCGGTTGAATACTTTTAGAGCCACTACTTGCTGGCTGAGATGAAGATTGGCTAGATCGTGATTGCGATGAACTAGAGGCAGATTGATTTTGCGATTTAGTAGTAGAGGTTTGACCTCCAGCAGGACTAGTGCCCGCATATGGACTACCTCTACTTGACGAAGTTGGTTGAGATTCTACAGCCTTCCATTGATTTAGgaatgtaatataaaacaataaatttacgGTTATAGTCCATTTTTTCATTCATGTTAACAATGCAACAAAAATCTCATTCTTTGGTCAGACATAATAGTGGAATGGGGAACGATCGAAATTCAATTATGAATCCAAATAAATAACTTAATAACCAATTTAATTATCTTCAATGAGCCGAACTACAACGCAGGTCCCTGCAGAACTTGTACCAATCCTCATATTTTTGATTTCACGATAGAATTATTGATACTTATAGTTATTCATAGGttagataattatatattcaatatctaaaatatataacattttaattatataatattatggGAATCTAAGTGATTTAAGTGAAAGAATACTTACAGTGATTTTATCATATTCGAAACATACCTCATTTTCCCAAACATTTCGAAAACATCTTACCAATACATCAACTACATTTCGAAAGTTCTATTCAATATAGTACTACATTTTCAAAAACTCTGTTGATTTAGGCacaatttaaatcaattatacTACCTTTATTTAGATAGAACAAAGTTATCCAAAAGAATTTCTCGAGATTCTACCATATAACGTAACatcaaaaattatataaaacaatacatttatatataataaattattataaattattattaattaatttataatttaatattttatgaattttattttattatatttaattatatatttaatggactaattaacaaaaaataaatttatttcataaaatattatatatattaatataataaaaaataatcttaatagaaaaataatataattaatgaatattcttcaaaatttttattattagaattatttatattttcgagtatatttatgattaggataataataaatgaagaaatatattcaactcaattagaataaaattatatgaaaaaattcatatttaatatcgttattattttttattttattatgaattttattttagcAAACCCCattttgattatttattccTTAATTATCAATCCtatcatataatttaattttctatacTCAATTCATATTTACTATAGATTTACTCATTTTTCtattatcaataattattgttaaagGTGTATACGTTCTTCTTCCAGTTGTATACGTTGTAAACTCCACAgcttaaatttatactcTATTGAATGGAACAATCTCAGACAAACACTATGGATTATCTTTCATGATAATCGTACTGATGgatttatattaatgaatctGTGCTCATTAGTTCAggttttaattttttaatccGAGATTAGTTGAACCCTTGGTTATAGGTTTAATTAACCCTTGTAATTTGTGTAACGTGttcttcaaattcataCTGAAATAGAGTCAGGAGAAGAACTTTTGGAGTTTCTTAACTATTcagaataaaaaatttgtttggcctaaattctttaaaattttccttAATTGGATGAGAATTTGACTCACAGCTCCTGGCATTGATCGGAATTCAAATACTACTGATTGAGTTATAAATAATCAGGATTCTATGTTTCTTTCACATTACTACAACATTATATTTTGATTTCCAGTGACAAGGTTCACTGGAAGTTATTTCCTAATCTTTTCTAGAATCTACCATCTCCATCTCTCTCTTGACTAATTAAACTTCATTACACAGcattttgatttaattatattttaactatactttaattatactatttaatttttaaattattttaacatgttaatattatactcACTGTACATGGCTGTTTATATGAACTAGTGgtactaattttacaagTATGTAAACGAATtgattattaaattattatattaacaaaCACGATATTTAAGGGGTTCTTTAGTATTAGGATCCATGTATGCAAAAATTGTCTCTCCGGCTTTGACCTTTTGTCCTTTTGATACGAGAACTTTCATTTCCTTTGGAACAAACGTATTAACTCTACTTCCAAACTTGATTATTCCCATTCTAGAGCCCAATTTAACAGTATTATCTGGGTTCAAATCACAGACGACTCTTCTTGCTATTAAGCCAGCGAGTTGTTCTACAATGAAGGTATGATTCCCATGTGTTGATTTGAATACTGTACGAATCATCTCATTTTTAGTAACGGAATCTTCATCTAGTGTGTTAAGGAATTTCCCCTTCAAATATTCTACCGATTTAACAACACCTGTTACGGGTGAACGATTTACGTGGACATTGAAGACATTCAAAAACACGGCAACTCTGGTTAATGTTGTACCATCACCCAATGGTGACTTTACTAATTCCACTGAAGTTACTAATCCATCTGCTGGGCTCAAAACTAATGAATCATCACATGGTACTGTTCTCTTTGGGTCACGAAAGAAATAAACTACAAAAACTAAAACAACAAAAAGAAAAAAGGCTACATAAtaggaaaataataatgatagCGATACGGAAAGGGATAAAAGTcctaaatatataaaaccATGAGTTGAAACTGGGGAATAAACCATATCAAAAGAATACATAAATTACACAATATGTCAATGGCACCATATCgggtatataattaacaaataattaattacacattaaaattattccaatataaatttaacattaataattatttcatatagaatttatatttattaatcttacatattctaatatattaataattcatattGTTAACTCGTAACTATacttttatataatatcaataGATTAATTTCCAATCATATActttataatattcttttattatatttactatataaattatattatatttgttcCCCACctacaaaatttattattggcATAATTATGCTAATTTAACGTAATTTCTCCGTTATTTccaatttttataatagattataatatttaaattgaatgaatataattattttctacaCATATGTAAATAAGTTAAGAAGGTTCGAACAATGCAATTTGTTGCAACATTGATtatcatattatt from Theileria annulata chromosome 1, complete sequence, *** SEQUENCING IN PROGRESS *** harbors:
- a CDS encoding phosphatidylserine decarboxylase, putative (Tap465h02.q1ca.cand.26 - score = 13.62;~SMART pfam:PS_Dcarbxylase (PF02666) at aa 38-209, E()=6.20e-28;~1 probable transmembrane helix predicted for TA09760 by TMHMM2.0 at aa 23-45;~Signal anchor predicted for TA09760 by SignalP 2.0 HMM (Signal peptide probability 0.000, signal anchor probability 1.000) with cleavage site probability 0.000 between residues 28 and 29); translated protein: MVYSPVSTHGFIYLGLLSLSVSLSLLFSYYVAFFLFVVLVFVVYFFRDPKRTVPCDDSLVLSPADGLVTSVELVKSPLGDGTTLTRVAVFLNVFNVHVNRSPVTGVVKSVEYLKGKFLNTLDEDSVTKNEMIRTVFKSTHGNHTFIVEQLAGLIARRVVCDLNPDNTVKLGSRMGIIKFGSRVNTFVPKEMKVLVSKGQKVKAGETIFAYMDPNTKEPLKYRVC
- a CDS encoding SfiI-subtelomeric fragment related protein family member, putative (TapBAC05a05.q1k.C.cand.1 - score = 157.72;~Signal peptide predicted for TA17505 by SignalP 2.0 HMM (Signal peptide probability 0.965, signal anchor probability 0.000) with cleavage site probability 0.887 between residues 25 and 26), with product MKKWTITVNLLFYITFLNQWKAVESQPTSSSRGSPYAGTSPAGGQTSTTKSQNQSASSSSQSRSSQSSSQPASSGSKSIQPTRSSGGTQPSGAGSTPTSQSQSRSSQSSTQSARSGTQSQSVKTASQPTTPSSGAGTSASPSGSTQQPKASGTGSSTPPSSASQPPKAGGTSSPTTQTSSTPASQTPTSQSSSQSTGTGTSAGQVSKSPTPESQPESSSSETDQSSSGSGSGTDGTVVTKSIEPTKVTLDIDSSQGTSQFGYSKSDKINTFTVKDEHVFSKVNKGTDAVWDSKGGDCGTKVIFIDENKKYVSILLTNNMFLLFHLESGQWKDITSTRHDIDRLKFFGDSDNPLTKNDFDVTIADYSYRFTFKGGVNCKKIKYADDDLWKDTDDSEFAEITAFDLGLISNNFFVKKGTKFKKLDFNPTQAKGGQSTTPVSEVVTATTVPQTSLTILTEDAPEKAAVTVLSPTGRPRPAKTPEVATGHRTAITLNIAEKASNSAVDFKEDYLKNVMVFSAMEKYVFNKIIKTGGSKCCGKTCCESEIVIWEAKDRTEHFHKVYVDGLGTFSKTKNLSLHLCNGTFKHLNGSDSGPWSESPGVVDLDVRISNSNIQVDYFKKDNYRIYVAKPGYTIRKVMKSKKCSSDCCCPPKVIWEAQNEHALKVVLMGSKKEPKHLGVLMMSGELNLLFKGGKDEPWQNITSTKNKITDLKMYAMADDNTVELHKGHYSITLFNEFYGYLFYEGVGCVKVTHKGKTIWDLREEGDFGCLKGVFLDLKSNKFNVMNDDDRCWLCEEVRKVNPVTLDVSSKASTDDFDFTVDHNRNIKIYTSKGNAMFYQVVKKSSTNCCGSTCCDSEVVIWETKDPQNYATKVFADGVGACSSTKNVSIYLLNGDILHFSEGDNVWKKSDSKIVLDVDKTSSTIGYDFVHHGETRTFTVKPGYQFKTVMVSKTFSTDHTFWEAQTDEEWSTKVTVYGVQTNVRNINIFKNDGSIKHFHKANRKWVSTTPFVLDIESNTDNDLFEYRSTRNFGHFNPKANLTIEKIIKTYKSNCCVSTCFGSTCCGSTCCGSIDELVIWTATPEDHGLKAVLMGSGKDEKFMSILLQSGNFVLLRKCGKGQCWEDITQDKSDFSNIKMYSLDEGTSNYHELTNNDYDPIIFESRYGYEFKEGVKCVKITYNDKPMWSHTDDPEFGYLKGLYLDLPKDQFSVTNLKDQTKQLTRAKIAKVTLDINKTESTNDFDHSKKRNFHKYTPKSFRLFSKVVQGTTDIWDSGDYVFGTSVGVRTKDGHNYVAVLLDNGSFKLFQESGVNWTDITSSRFNVKMLQFYDKNDYELNSSNYTIELLGHHSCSTISYLFDRGPKCMTVMYGNDIIWDENSCCSYKTIERFDFDPISNIFYAIKNRCESKKIEYKPAELAKVIADISKTKDTDQFYYSKDGDCQKYTPKPGNAFNKVVDGAIPIWDSKDNIHSSLVRTKSKDDGKYLAILLTDNSFKLFKQEAGKNKPWVDITSQRHDISKLKFLGVNDVEIKSSDYKVTIVDYAYEFKFNDSVNCKKIKFGEDVVWKHSDDPKFESITKFQLGLISNSFFVVNNKSESKKIEQALATETKISQPKTAPVTLTVSTPVSGAKPKGTPVSVDIEKTQSTNDFEYTDDNGVISYKPKSGHAFNKVVDGTKDVWASKDDVFGTLVRIKVTKNIKYLAILLDNHMFSLFELVGSDWKDITSQRYDVSKLKFFGENDVEISKTHYTVAIVFLSYEFTFNKGVKCKKIKLAHDDVWKDTDDAKYSDIKSFSLGLTSNTFFVKNQSDQSKKVEFKPTEVTKVTVDINGTQSTDQFDYTDHNGVVTYKPKDNHVINKLVQGTTDIWESKNDVNGILVRTKVSKGVKFLVVLLDNNMFTVFQEEAGKWQDVTSKRHDVTKLRFIGDNDVELSKTDYSVTIVDLSFSHIFNTGVNCKKIKLGDDELWKHSDDPKFESIKSFSLGLASNSFFAKNQSDELKKIEKALEAEVPESESLVTATVISPVSAPVSVTKPAVTPVGVDISKTQTTNDFEYTDDNGVISYKPKSGHAFNKVVDGTKDVWASKDDVFGTLVRIKVTKNIKYLAILLDNHMFSLFELVGSDWKDITSQRYDVSKLKFFGENDVEISKTHYTVAIVFLSYEFTFNKGVKCKKIKLAHDDVWKDTDDAKYSDIKSFSLGLTSNNFFVKNQSDQSKKVDFKPTQAKGTQVTKEQTKSEPQVEAKTAQQISSSSPPKGTPSTVTVTKGTPSVTTVTVDVSKTQSTDKLDYSKDGDCHKYTPKDNHVFNKVVDGTTNIWESKDDIRCALVRSKFKDDGKYLAMLLTDNSFKLFQLDGNEWKEITSQRHDLSKLKFIGDNDTELKATDFTVTIVDYSYEFKFNAGIKCKKIKLGVDDVWKHSDDTKFSEITKFQLGLISNSFFVVNNKSESKKLDFNQTDAKGAPVTTPSKVAADMDKTQSTSDFDYSKDASGFVTFTPKTGNVFNKVSKGNNVIWESKDNVCGTLVMTKTEKKEVHLVILLDNYSFVLFHSSDKGKNWTNITSQRHDVKKLKFFGDNDAELSSSDYKVKLVDLSYQYIFNSGVKCMKIKLGEEDLWKHTDDPKFTTITMFHLGLISNNFFVKNSSEFKKLEFKPTQAKSTPAETKAQASPAAKPNEAKSAQAKPEAQTTQAKATPAATAAQTQAKPQAQTTQPEPAKAAQTQAKATPPAKPAGQPKPSAK